A segment of the Pseudomonadota bacterium genome:
GAGCAGCGCGAACTTGCGGCTGGCCTGGTCGGCGCCACGGGCAACGACCCGCATGGCGGAGAACTCGGTGAGGAAATCGGCCTCGAGCGGCGCACTGCCCGTGCCCTTCAGCCCGCGTTGACTGCGAATGGTGAGGGTGCGCTCGGCGATTTGGGCGGTGATTGCCCAAGGCTTGCGTGGACGCGCAACATCGAGCGAGAAATCGAGGGGCGTCAGCACCGCGTCGCGCCGGCTCTGCATATGGTGCGTCAGATGGCCCTGCTCACCCTTGGCCGCGAAGCGTACTTCGTCGTCCATCACCAGCGTGTCGCCGAGCTGGCGATCGGCGAGCCGCATCCATCCGACCTTCACGCCGTGGTTGCGCATGGCATACCACCAGGCATCGGTGCCGCCCGCTACCGCCGATGAGCCGCCGGCGAGCATGCAAATCAACAGGCACAGTCGCGACGCGTCGCGCAGTGACCGGCAAAGCTTCATGGACACTCGCACTCTGAATCCGTTGAACAAGGCCTATACTACGTGCGAACCGGAGAACGATCATCCCTAGCGCCAACGGCGTTACGCCGTCCACAGACCCACCAGCGGCGACCGCCCCACGCAGCGCGGCGCAGATTCGCGCGCATTACGAGCTGGAGAAAGAACTCGCCGCGCGCCTGCGACAGGCGCCAAGCGAACAGCGCGCAGGACTTTATCGCGAACTCTACGATGAGTTGTTCCGGCGCGTACCGGATCACAGCCAGTGGCGCGCCAAGGCCAGCGCCGACGTCGAGCGGCGCCACTGGCGCGAATTGAAACTGGTGCGCAACCACCTGGCGCGCGGCGCGACATTTCTCGAACTTGGCGCCGGCGACTGCCAGTTCGCCCTCGCACTATGTGAGTGGGCAGGCAGCGTGGTGGCTGTCGACGTATCGACCGAGATCGTCGCGCACCTGTCGACACCATCCAATTTCGAACTGCGCCTGTGCGACGGCGTGAGTGTGCCGGTCGCGCCGCACAGCGTGGATGTCGTATACAGCAATCAACTCATCGAGCACCTGCATCCCGACGACGTGCGCGCGCAACTGCGCGCGGTGCATGCGGCGCTACGACCCGGCGGCGCTTACCTGTGCCTCACGCCCCACAGCTACACTGGACCGCACGACGTGTCGCGCGGCTTCGACGACGTCGCCAGCGGCTTTCACCTGCATGAGTACACCAGCGGCGAACTGTGTGCGTTGCTGCGCGAGTGCGGCTTCGTCGCGATCCGGCAACTGGTCGGCGCTCGGGGGCGCTATGTGCCGTTGCCGCCGTGGCTCGGCGGCGCCCTGGAGCGCCTGCTAGCACCACTGCCGATGCAATGGCGAAGACGGCTCGGCGAGCTGCCGATCCTGCGCATGATGCTCCATCGCCTGATGGTCATCGCACGCACGCCTGCCTGACATGTTCACCCGTCGCCCACGGGGCGTGTCAACTCGGCGAGATGGCTTTCGAGGGCGGCGATGATCGCCGGCCAGGCATAGGCCTGCACATCGCTGCGCGCGCGTTGACGCAGTCGGGCGCGCAACTCGGCGTCTTCACTCACCGCCTGGATCGCCTGCGCCAAGGCGCGGCTGTCGCCAGGCTCGACCAGCAGGCCGTTTTCGCCGTCCCGTACCAGGTCGGGTATGCCGGCGTTGCGGCTGGCAATGACGACCAACCCCGCCGCCATCGCCTCCAGCAGTACGTTCGGCAGTCCTTCGTTACGCAGCGAGGGCAAAACCACGATGCCGGCTTGCGCCAGCCACGCGGGCACCTGCTCGGGCGCCGTTCGCCCCGCGAATTGAATACACGCAATACCTCGCGCCGCGGCTTGCAGTCGCTCGCGCTCCGGACCGTCGCCGACGATGGTCAAGCGCGCACCGGGACAACAACGCATCGCCTCGAGCAGATGGATGACGCCCTTGTCGGCGGCCAGACGACCGACGTAGAGCAACTCCGTGCGGTCGCCCGTCGCGGATGGCGCGGCGAGCTCGACGCCGTTGCCGATAACGCAGGATTTTGCCGCCACGTCGGCGGCGAGCCGGGCATGGCCGGCACTGCGCAGCGCCGCCTGCATTTGCTCGCCGAGGCGCGCGGTCTGCACGGCGATGCGATCGGCCCGGCGATAGACCCACGGCGCCAGCCAGCGTGCCTGTCGGCTGCCGACGAAATCGAATTCAACCTCGGAACGGATCCACACCAGCGTCGGTAGCGACCACCAGCGACCGGCGATGACCGCGATCAAGCCGTCGATGACGCTCTGGTAGGCAACGAGCACGTCGAGTGCATGGCGGCGCGCAGCCAATGCGCGCAGCGACCCGACCAGGTCGGCCACGAACCGCAGACCGCGGCGTCGCGCCGTGCAGCGTCTTACCACCAGGCAGCGTGGACGGTTCCGCAGTGACTCCGGCACGGTGGCGCTGCGGGTGAACAGCGTCACCTCGTGACGCTCGGCGAGACGTGCGGCGGCGCCCATGGCCTGGGTCTCGGCGCCTCCGAGCACCTCCGGAGGCAGGCCCGCGACGAGAATTCCAATTTTCATGAAGCTGCTGACTGGTTCACAATTATTAACGCCCGGATGACGGCCGGTCGTGCTGAAATCTTCAAACTTCAGGCCGCGCCTGATCGCGCGTGTTGGCAACTCCACGGCACTGACCAAGTATGGACGATAGCGCTATGAGCAAGAAATCGGATGTTGCGCGGTCATGGCGCCTGTCGGCGCTCGCCGCCCTCTTCCTGTTCGCCGCCCCGTCGACCTTCGCCGCCCCGGTCGGCATCGGCTTCAAAGGCCTGCTCGAAGATGGCGGCAAGTTCCTTGGTTACATCATCTACGGTGATCAGGACGTCGACAGCATCACCCCCGCCACCCCCACCGGCGTGGACGGCCGCGGACGTTACACGGGCGGCTTCTGGCAGGTCGACGTGAAGGGTGGCAGCACGACGGTCGACGCCAGCTTGAGCAATCTGAGCGGAGGGCGGGCGCCGGTGGAAACCGTGCAATCGGCCGCCTTGATCTCGTTGCTGACCCTCGGGCCGGAAAGCGGCGAACTACCGCGCCTGGAATTGTTGTTCGAGGCACGGCCCGATTACGACGCTGATGTGCAACCCACCGTGCTCGACATCGTCGACTTTTATGCATCGTTCACCGACGGCTTGCACGTCGCCTTCAGCCGTTACCAGGACCGCTTCGGCGTATCGAGCAACGTGGTGGCTGACAGCATCGAGATTTTTGACGCGACTCACCTGTTGCCCACGACCAGCGTTCCGCTGCCGGCGCCGCTGGCGCTGCTGGCCGCGGCGTGCGGCTTGCTCGCGCCCCTGGGCGCCCGCCGCAAGCCGGGCCGCGCGCACGCCTGAACGATACGGCGGCGCCGACGCACCGAGCCGAGCGACGGCAGTCCGTCACTCGCGCCACGCGCCTCGGCTTCGCAGCCCGCTCCACGCACTCATAGCATGCGCCCCGCCGGCAAAACCACGCGGCTGCTGTGGGTCACCTACGATTTTCCGCCGCGCCAGGCGGCCGGCGCATTTCGCCCGGTCAAGCTATACAAGTACCTCGACAAGTCCCGCCTCAGCATCGACTTCCTGACCAGCCGCGCCGAGTCCTTCGCCAGCGGCGAGCAGCTGCTGGAGGATCTCGAGCCCGCACCGACGGTGTGGCGCGCCGGTGGCCTGCCACTCGATCGCTTGTTCGAGAAACCGAAGCGCGTGCTGGCACGTGTGGGACTGGCGCGCGCCGAGGGGCGCAGCCTGTGGGAACGCATTGCCTATCGCGTGGTATTGGCCTGCGCGTTTCCGGACAAGCACGCATGGTGGGGCCTGCGTGCGGCCGTACGCGCCGTGATGCTGCACGCGCGGCGACGCTTCGATGCGGTTTACACGACCTCCCATCCCGAAAGTGCTCATCTGCCAGGCCTGTTGCTCAAGCGCCTGGGAGTGCCGTGGATTGTCGATTACCGCTATGGCGGCCCGCTGTGGACGACCACGCTCACCGTCGGTCGCCGCTCGGTATGGGGTGCGGCCCGTGAGATAGCCTACCAGCGCCGGGTACTCGAGCGCGCCGATTTCGTCATCGTGCAAAGCGACACCATCCGCAACGATTTCATCGCCCGCTTCGGGCTCGCTCCCGAGCGCATCGTGGCGCTGCCCAATGGTTACGATGAAGAGGGCTTCCGCGAGTACGGCACACAACAAGCGCCGTTTGCGCGCGCGCCGGGCGAACTGCATCTGTTGCATGTGGGCGGCGACTGGTACCCCGACGCCGGGCACGTCGCCAACCTGCTCGATCTATGCCGACGACTGGCGGCCGACATCGGCGCGGACGTGGTAATACACGCGGTAGGTGTCGATATCCTGCGCGATGACCTGCCGCCGCCCGGCAGTGGCTGCCGTTACGTTCATCACGGCCACCGCCCGCACCGCGAGGTGATTGGCTATCTCGCGGCCTGCGACGCCTTCATTCTCTCGACCATGGCCGACACCGACAGCGGCCGCTCGATCACCGGTTTTCTACCCGCCAAGCTGTGGGAATACCTGCGCGCTGGCAAGGCCATCCTGTGGATGGGCCCGCAGGATGACGCCTGGCGTTACGCCGAGGAGTGTGGCGCGGTAATCTACCTGGGCTCGCTCGGCAGTCCGCGCGTGTTGCCGGCAACCGAGGTCCGCGCGGCGATCGCGGCGGGCGCTCGCAATCAGCAACGAGCCCATGAGCATGATTGGCGCTCGCGCGCGGCGGCGTTCGATGACATCGTGGCGCGGGTGTTGTTTTGATGCACGGGCATTGC
Coding sequences within it:
- a CDS encoding glycosyltransferase family 4 protein, translating into MKIGILVAGLPPEVLGGAETQAMGAAARLAERHEVTLFTRSATVPESLRNRPRCLVVRRCTARRRGLRFVADLVGSLRALAARRHALDVLVAYQSVIDGLIAVIAGRWWSLPTLVWIRSEVEFDFVGSRQARWLAPWVYRRADRIAVQTARLGEQMQAALRSAGHARLAADVAAKSCVIGNGVELAAPSATGDRTELLYVGRLAADKGVIHLLEAMRCCPGARLTIVGDGPERERLQAAARGIACIQFAGRTAPEQVPAWLAQAGIVVLPSLRNEGLPNVLLEAMAAGLVVIASRNAGIPDLVRDGENGLLVEPGDSRALAQAIQAVSEDAELRARLRQRARSDVQAYAWPAIIAALESHLAELTRPVGDG
- a CDS encoding class I SAM-dependent methyltransferase encodes the protein MFRRVPDHSQWRAKASADVERRHWRELKLVRNHLARGATFLELGAGDCQFALALCEWAGSVVAVDVSTEIVAHLSTPSNFELRLCDGVSVPVAPHSVDVVYSNQLIEHLHPDDVRAQLRAVHAALRPGGAYLCLTPHSYTGPHDVSRGFDDVASGFHLHEYTSGELCALLRECGFVAIRQLVGARGRYVPLPPWLGGALERLLAPLPMQWRRRLGELPILRMMLHRLMVIARTPA
- a CDS encoding glycosyltransferase, giving the protein MRPAGKTTRLLWVTYDFPPRQAAGAFRPVKLYKYLDKSRLSIDFLTSRAESFASGEQLLEDLEPAPTVWRAGGLPLDRLFEKPKRVLARVGLARAEGRSLWERIAYRVVLACAFPDKHAWWGLRAAVRAVMLHARRRFDAVYTTSHPESAHLPGLLLKRLGVPWIVDYRYGGPLWTTTLTVGRRSVWGAAREIAYQRRVLERADFVIVQSDTIRNDFIARFGLAPERIVALPNGYDEEGFREYGTQQAPFARAPGELHLLHVGGDWYPDAGHVANLLDLCRRLAADIGADVVIHAVGVDILRDDLPPPGSGCRYVHHGHRPHREVIGYLAACDAFILSTMADTDSGRSITGFLPAKLWEYLRAGKAILWMGPQDDAWRYAEECGAVIYLGSLGSPRVLPATEVRAAIAAGARNQQRAHEHDWRSRAAAFDDIVARVLF